Proteins encoded by one window of Ictidomys tridecemlineatus isolate mIctTri1 chromosome 7, mIctTri1.hap1, whole genome shotgun sequence:
- the Gtf3c3 gene encoding general transcription factor 3C polypeptide 3 isoform X2, whose amino-acid sequence MSGFSPELIDYLEGKISFEEFERRREERKTREKKSLQEKGKLSAEENPDDSEVPSSSGIESTKSQDKDANEGETSDGVSKSVHKVFASMLGETEDDEEEEEEEEEEEETPEQPTAGDVFVLEMVLNRETKKMMKEKRPRSKLPRALRGLMGEANIRFARGEHEEAILMCMEIIRQAPLAYEPFSTLAMIYEDQGDMEKSLQFELIAAHLNPSDTEEWVRLAEMSLEQDNIKQAIFCYTKALKYEPTNVRYLWERSSLYEQMGDHKMAMDGYRRILNLLSPSDGERFMQLARDMAKSYYEANDGTSAINIIEEAFSKHQGLVSMEDVNIAAELYISNKQYDKALEVITDFSGIVLEKKTEEGTSEENKAGENVTCTIPDGVPIDIMVKLMVCLVHLNILEPLNPLLTTLVEQNPEDMGDLYLDVAEAFLDVGEYHSALPLLSALVCSERYNLAVVWLRHAECLKALGYMERAAESYGKVVDLAPLHLDARISLSTLQQQLGRPEKALEALEPMYDPDTLAQDANAAQQELKLLLHRSTLLFSQGKMYGYVDTLLTMLAMLLKVAMNRAQVCLISSSKSGERHLYLIKVSRDKISDNNDQETANCDTKAIFAVLTSVLPKDDWWNLLLKAIYSLCDLSRFQEAELLVDSSLEYYSFYDDRQKRKELEYFGLSAAILDKNFRKAYNYIRIMVMENVNKPQLWNIFNQVTMHSQDVRHHRFCLRLMLKNPDNHALCVLNGHNAFVSGSFKHALGLLLP is encoded by the exons AGtcttcaggaaaaaggaaaattatcagCTGAAGAAAACCCAGATGATTCTGAAGTTCCATCATCATCAGGAATTGAATCTACCAAATCCCAGGACAAAGATGCCAATGAAG GAGAAACATCAGATGGAGTGAGTAAGTCAGTTCACAAGGTGTTTGCTTCCATGCTTGGAGAGACTGAAgatgatgaggaggaagaggaagaagaggaggaagaggaggaaacacCTGAGCAACCAACTGCAGGCGATGTATTTGTATTGGAGATGGTTCTCAATCGTGAAACCAAGAAAATGATgaaa GAGAAGAGGCCTCGGAGTAAACTTCCCAGAGCTCTGAGAGGTCTCATGGGTGAAGCCAATATTCGCTTTGCTCGAGGAGAACATGAAGAGGCAATATTGATGTGCATGGAAATCATAAGACAAG cTCCTCTGGCTTATGAGCCATTCTCTACTCTTGCCATGATATACGAGGATCAAGGTGACATGGAGAAGTCATTGCAATTTGAGTTGATTGCTGCACATTTAAATCCTAGTGACACTGAAGAATGGGTTAGATTGGCAGAAATGTCTCTGGAACAAGACAATATTAAGCAGGCAATTTTTTGCTATACAAAAG CTCTTAAATATGAACCTACTAATGTCCGTTATCTCTGGGAGAGATCAAGCCTTTATGAACAGATGGGTGATCATAAAATGGCTATGGATGGCTATAGGCGTATTTTAAACCTTTTGTCTCCATCTGATGGAGAACGTTTTATGCAATTGGCTAGAGATATGGCAAA GAGTTACTATGAAGCCAATGATGGTACTTCAGCTATTAATATAATTGAAGAAGCTTTCTCAAAACACCAGGGCCTAGTCTCCATGGAAGATGTTAACATAGCAGCTGAACTGTATATTTCTAACAAGCAGTATGACAAAGCCTTGGAG gtaatCACGGATTTTTCTGGAATTGTgctagaaaagaaaacagaagaaggcacttcagaagaaaataaag CTGGTGAGAATGTTACCTGCACTATACCTGATGGTGTGCCAATAGATATCATGGTGAAGTTGATGGTCTGCCTTGTACATCTCAACATCCTTGAACCGCTTAAT CCTCTCTTGACAACGCTAGTGGAACAGAATCCTGAAGATATGGGAGACCTATATCTAGATGTTGCTGAAGCTTTTCTGGATGTTGGTGAATATCATTCTGCGCTTCCCCTCCTCAGTGCATTAGTTTGCTCTGAAAGATACAACCTTGCAGTAGTTTGGCTTCGGCATGCAG AATGTTTAAAGGCATTAGGCTATATGGAGCGTGCTGCTGAAAGCTATGGCAAAGTGGTTGATCTGGCCCCCCTCCATTTGGATGCAAGGATTTCACTTTCCACCCTTCAGCAGCAGCTGGGCCGACCTGAGAAAGCTCTGGAAGCTCTGGAACCAATGTATGATCCTGATACTTTAGCTCAGGATGCAAATGCTGCACAGCAG gaACTGAAGTTATTGCTTCATCGTTCTACACTGTTGTTTTCACAAGGCAAAATGTATGGTTATGTGGATACTTTACTAACCATGCTAGCCATGCTTTTAAAG GTAGCTATGAACAGAGCCCAAGTCTGTCTGATATCTAGTTCCAAATCTGGAGAGAGGCATCTCTACCTTATTAAAGTATCAAGAGACAAAATATCAGATAACAATGATCAAGAGACAGCAAATTGTGATACAAAAG CAATATTTGCTGTACTCACAAGTGTCTTGCCAAAAGATGACTGGTGGAACCTTCTATTGAAGGCCATATATTCTTTATGTGATCTATCCCGATTTCAAGAGGCTGAGTTACTTGTAGATTCTtcattggaatattattcattttatgatgACAGGCAAAAACGCAAAGAACTGGAATACTTTGGTCTGTCTGCTGCAATTCTggataaaaatttcagaaaggcATACAACTACATCAG GATAATGGTAATGGAAAATGTCAATAAACCCCAGCTCTGGAATATTTTCAATCAAGTTACCATGCACTCCCAAGATGTAAGACATCATCGCTTCTGTCTCCGTCTAATGCTGAAAAACCCAGATAATCATGCACTGTGTgttttaaatggacacaatgcATTTGTATCTGGAAGTTTTAAGCATGCACTTG ggctTCTCCTTCCTTAA
- the Gtf3c3 gene encoding general transcription factor 3C polypeptide 3 isoform X1 has product MSGFSPELIDYLEGKISFEEFERRREERKTREKKSLQEKGKLSAEENPDDSEVPSSSGIESTKSQDKDANEGETSDGVSKSVHKVFASMLGETEDDEEEEEEEEEEEETPEQPTAGDVFVLEMVLNRETKKMMKEKRPRSKLPRALRGLMGEANIRFARGEHEEAILMCMEIIRQAPLAYEPFSTLAMIYEDQGDMEKSLQFELIAAHLNPSDTEEWVRLAEMSLEQDNIKQAIFCYTKALKYEPTNVRYLWERSSLYEQMGDHKMAMDGYRRILNLLSPSDGERFMQLARDMAKSYYEANDGTSAINIIEEAFSKHQGLVSMEDVNIAAELYISNKQYDKALEVITDFSGIVLEKKTEEGTSEENKAGENVTCTIPDGVPIDIMVKLMVCLVHLNILEPLNPLLTTLVEQNPEDMGDLYLDVAEAFLDVGEYHSALPLLSALVCSERYNLAVVWLRHAECLKALGYMERAAESYGKVVDLAPLHLDARISLSTLQQQLGRPEKALEALEPMYDPDTLAQDANAAQQELKLLLHRSTLLFSQGKMYGYVDTLLTMLAMLLKVAMNRAQVCLISSSKSGERHLYLIKVSRDKISDNNDQETANCDTKAIFAVLTSVLPKDDWWNLLLKAIYSLCDLSRFQEAELLVDSSLEYYSFYDDRQKRKELEYFGLSAAILDKNFRKAYNYIRIMVMENVNKPQLWNIFNQVTMHSQDVRHHRFCLRLMLKNPDNHALCVLNGHNAFVSGSFKHALGQYVQAFRTYPNEPLYNLCIGLTFIHMASQKYVLKRHALIVQGFSFLNRYLGLRGPCQESFYNLGRGLHQLGLVHLAIHYYQKALELPPFVVEGIEVDQLDLRRDIAYNLALIYQSSGNIGMAQKLLYTYCSI; this is encoded by the exons AGtcttcaggaaaaaggaaaattatcagCTGAAGAAAACCCAGATGATTCTGAAGTTCCATCATCATCAGGAATTGAATCTACCAAATCCCAGGACAAAGATGCCAATGAAG GAGAAACATCAGATGGAGTGAGTAAGTCAGTTCACAAGGTGTTTGCTTCCATGCTTGGAGAGACTGAAgatgatgaggaggaagaggaagaagaggaggaagaggaggaaacacCTGAGCAACCAACTGCAGGCGATGTATTTGTATTGGAGATGGTTCTCAATCGTGAAACCAAGAAAATGATgaaa GAGAAGAGGCCTCGGAGTAAACTTCCCAGAGCTCTGAGAGGTCTCATGGGTGAAGCCAATATTCGCTTTGCTCGAGGAGAACATGAAGAGGCAATATTGATGTGCATGGAAATCATAAGACAAG cTCCTCTGGCTTATGAGCCATTCTCTACTCTTGCCATGATATACGAGGATCAAGGTGACATGGAGAAGTCATTGCAATTTGAGTTGATTGCTGCACATTTAAATCCTAGTGACACTGAAGAATGGGTTAGATTGGCAGAAATGTCTCTGGAACAAGACAATATTAAGCAGGCAATTTTTTGCTATACAAAAG CTCTTAAATATGAACCTACTAATGTCCGTTATCTCTGGGAGAGATCAAGCCTTTATGAACAGATGGGTGATCATAAAATGGCTATGGATGGCTATAGGCGTATTTTAAACCTTTTGTCTCCATCTGATGGAGAACGTTTTATGCAATTGGCTAGAGATATGGCAAA GAGTTACTATGAAGCCAATGATGGTACTTCAGCTATTAATATAATTGAAGAAGCTTTCTCAAAACACCAGGGCCTAGTCTCCATGGAAGATGTTAACATAGCAGCTGAACTGTATATTTCTAACAAGCAGTATGACAAAGCCTTGGAG gtaatCACGGATTTTTCTGGAATTGTgctagaaaagaaaacagaagaaggcacttcagaagaaaataaag CTGGTGAGAATGTTACCTGCACTATACCTGATGGTGTGCCAATAGATATCATGGTGAAGTTGATGGTCTGCCTTGTACATCTCAACATCCTTGAACCGCTTAAT CCTCTCTTGACAACGCTAGTGGAACAGAATCCTGAAGATATGGGAGACCTATATCTAGATGTTGCTGAAGCTTTTCTGGATGTTGGTGAATATCATTCTGCGCTTCCCCTCCTCAGTGCATTAGTTTGCTCTGAAAGATACAACCTTGCAGTAGTTTGGCTTCGGCATGCAG AATGTTTAAAGGCATTAGGCTATATGGAGCGTGCTGCTGAAAGCTATGGCAAAGTGGTTGATCTGGCCCCCCTCCATTTGGATGCAAGGATTTCACTTTCCACCCTTCAGCAGCAGCTGGGCCGACCTGAGAAAGCTCTGGAAGCTCTGGAACCAATGTATGATCCTGATACTTTAGCTCAGGATGCAAATGCTGCACAGCAG gaACTGAAGTTATTGCTTCATCGTTCTACACTGTTGTTTTCACAAGGCAAAATGTATGGTTATGTGGATACTTTACTAACCATGCTAGCCATGCTTTTAAAG GTAGCTATGAACAGAGCCCAAGTCTGTCTGATATCTAGTTCCAAATCTGGAGAGAGGCATCTCTACCTTATTAAAGTATCAAGAGACAAAATATCAGATAACAATGATCAAGAGACAGCAAATTGTGATACAAAAG CAATATTTGCTGTACTCACAAGTGTCTTGCCAAAAGATGACTGGTGGAACCTTCTATTGAAGGCCATATATTCTTTATGTGATCTATCCCGATTTCAAGAGGCTGAGTTACTTGTAGATTCTtcattggaatattattcattttatgatgACAGGCAAAAACGCAAAGAACTGGAATACTTTGGTCTGTCTGCTGCAATTCTggataaaaatttcagaaaggcATACAACTACATCAG GATAATGGTAATGGAAAATGTCAATAAACCCCAGCTCTGGAATATTTTCAATCAAGTTACCATGCACTCCCAAGATGTAAGACATCATCGCTTCTGTCTCCGTCTAATGCTGAAAAACCCAGATAATCATGCACTGTGTgttttaaatggacacaatgcATTTGTATCTGGAAGTTTTAAGCATGCACTTG GGCAATATGTGCAAGCCTTTCGCACTTATCCAAATGAACCTCTTTATAACCTCTGTATAGGCCTAACCTTTATTCACATGGCATCTCAGAAGTATGTGTTAAAGAGACATGCTCTTATTGTGCAG ggctTCTCCTTCCTTAATCGATACCTTGGTTTACGTGGACCTTGCCAGGAATCATTCTACAATTTGGGCCGTGGCCTTCATCAACTGGGTCTGGTTCATCTTGCAATTCACTATTATCAGAAGGCCTTGGAGCTCCCTCCATTTGTAGTAGAG